Proteins from one Malaya genurostris strain Urasoe2022 chromosome 2, Malgen_1.1, whole genome shotgun sequence genomic window:
- the LOC131427197 gene encoding uncharacterized protein LOC131427197, whose translation MKTEANIEQGCDQIPPVGDASDMGMDVDASEDDDYIEEEMLLFTDFANYLTEEELTDSNVRIKVIGIDTEAPIIQINNDVYEGSYDFALGTNVFLEEDVEAKNSIDPLYSPNPNKVYKYAGQSSKVLKMQRIFVSPKTDVANLKTEPEVTESDTINKAQRYLVTRTYEEALNLHLPKGMFQPRHIDPDQNCEQIVQSKPAEAESDDPDDALDPDYVPNINF comes from the coding sequence ATGAAAACCGAGGCAAACATCGAACAAGGATGTGATCAAATCCCACCCGTAGGAGATGCATCTGATATGGGAATGGATGTAGATGCCTCTGAGGACGACGATTACATCGAGGAAGAAATGTTGTTGTTTACAGACTTTGCTAATTATTTAACCGAGGAAGAGCTCACCGATTCAAACGTAAGAATAAAGGTCATTGGTATAGATACGGAAGCCCCGATAATTCAAATAAACAATGATGTTTACGAGGGTTCGTATGATTTCGCTCTAGGAACAAATGTTTTTCTCGAAGAAGATGTTGAAGCGAAAAATTCAATCGATCCACTGTATAGTCCCAATCCAAACAAAGTGTACAAATACGCGGGTCAAAGCTCAAAGGTTTTGAAAATGCAACGAATATTTGTCTCACCCAAGACTGATGTGGCGAATTTGAAaaccgaaccggaagtcacggaATCGGACACGATTAACAAAGCTCAACGTTACTTGGTGACACGAACGTACGAGGAAGCTCTAAACTTACACCTACCAAAGGGCATGTTTCAACCGCGGCATATTGATCCCGACCAGAACTGTGAACAGATTGTGCAGTCCAAACCTGCCGAAGCAGAAAGTGATGACCCAGACGATGCTTTAGATCCAGATTATGTTCCTAATATAAACTTTTAG